From Quercus robur chromosome 8, dhQueRobu3.1, whole genome shotgun sequence:
GTAGCAGTGCATCTTGGAGAGTCATTAGGAGTGGTTACTATGCCAAAAGATCTAATAGAGATGAGAGGAGGAAACTTCATGAGGGTACGAGTGACTATAGACATATTAGAACCGTTGTGCAAAGGAAGACATgtggattttgatgaagatAATGAAGGTTGGGTTTGTTTTCAGTTTGAACGATTACCTAATCTATGTTATTGGTGCGGCCATTTAACGCATGACGATAAAGAGTGTGTTTTGTGGCTTCGGAGCAAGGGAACATTATCGGTTCAAGATTAACAATTTGGATCGTGGATTAGGCCTAATTAGTTTAATCCGGCGAAGAAATCCATAGTTCAGGTTCAAGGGTATGAAACACACGACTGGGGCATTAAAAACGAGAGGTGGGAAGATCGAAATAGGCAGATCGGACATGGCGCTAGCGACTATTTCAATTGGGAACGTGGAGTCTAGTAACGTATCCAGAGAATCCGGAAAATCAATAGCACATCAATCTGCAGTGGAATTTGCGGCTACTTTCCAGGAAATTGATGAGGCTATTAATGAGGGTTTTGAAGCTCAGAATTTAAATAAGGAGGATAGTGCGGTAACGGTAGACCAGTATGGGAAGGAAACGGATATGGAAGTAAGTATGGTGGCTGAAGATACAGATAATAATAGTCATGATGTTCAGTTGACTCCTAGGTCTTCACAGCTTGGTAAACACATGTTATTCACAGCTGGGTGGGTGGATAATGACAGAgataaaaaaaggaaggaaaggaGGGGTGTGTggtaccaaaaataaaatacaaccaAGTGATAAAGGGCCTTCACGGGCCATACTAGTCACCGAGCCTTGGCCTAATGGAATGTGGGTCAAATTGAATGATAGGCCAAGGAACTTAAGTGAACCAACAATAGCTGAAAGAGAAGGGCccaaacataagaaaataaatcaaatagaCATGGAAGGTGtgatgcaggaaaaagaaaagagactcAGAATGGATGAAGAGACAAAGAACCTGAGTATGTTGATGGCTTCAGAATATAAATCGGTGGAGGTTGCTAAGCAACCTTGCCAGGAGCAATGAATCTCCTCAGTTGGAACTGTTGGGGGCTTAGGAACCTCCAGACAGTTAACGCCGTGTCAGAGGtggtaaaaaaagaagagcCCAAGATCGTCTTCCTCATGAAGACAAAGTCAAATAAGGAATGGATGGTTATGGTTAAAGATAAACGTAACTTCAAACATGGTTTGTATGTGGACAACATTGGTTCAAAGGGTGGGTTGGCAATGTTATGGAGGGAGGAGGTGAAGCTTGATATTCAAACATTCTCACAGTCACACATTGACGCACTGGTAGATGGTGGGGCTGAATATGGATGGTGGCACTTGACTGGCTTTTATGGCAATCCTGAAacttcaagaagaaaagaatcaTGGGCTAAAATGAAGCATTTGGGTACAACTTCTTCGCTGCCTTGGTTGGTTATCGGTGACTTTAATGAGATTATAAGCATGTCGGAGAAGGAAGGTGGGAGTTCTAGACCAAGGCAACAACTGGCAAACTTTGTATAAACAATAAACTTGTGTGGTTTGCATGACATTGGCTTCGTGGGACCAAGATTCACATGGATTTATGAGACGAGGGATGGAAGGCAGATTCGAGAAAGGCTTGACCATGCTTTAGCAACTGTTGACTGGGTGAACTTGTTCCCAAGAGCAAAACTTCACCACCTCACCAACTCGGCATCAGACCACTCTCCCTTGTTGCTGCGTTTAGATAGAAAGATCagtaaaaagaagatgaagaaattatttagatttgaATCAATGTGGCTCAAGGAACCTCAATGCAAAGAGATCGTGCAGAATGCTTATAGTGATGGTGTTCTAGCCCAATCGAACTTCCCATTATTCCCATGTATAAATCAATGTAGGATGCAACTGGAAGCATGgaataaaaatgtgtttggacACATTGGTAGGAAAATAAATGAACTACAAAAACACTTGGAGTGGTTGGAGTTGTAACCAGCCTCTCCAGGCAACATTCAAGACATGAGGGACACAAGAATGGAGTTAAACAAATGGCATGAAAAGGAAGATGCAATGTGGTATCAACGTTCAAAGATTAACTGGTTTCGAGATGGGGACAAAAATACAAGCTATTTTCATGCTAAGGCGTCGGTTAGGCTAAAAAAGAATCAGATTGATGGGATGCTTGATGCACAGGAGATATGgcaagaagatgaagggaaggTGGGTGATATAGTGGAGGAGTACTACACGAATCTCTTTACAACAAACCATCCAAtagatttcaatgaaattttacaagccATGCAGCCAAAAGTGACCCCACAAATGAATCAAATGTTGGACAAAGCTTTTACTGCTAGTGAAGTACATGTGGCCTTGAAGCAGATGCACCTATTAAAAGCCCCAGGTCCTGATGGTATGCCCCCTTTATTTTATCAACAATTTTGGCCAATAGTAGGTGATGTAGTTACTAAAACtattcttgattttcttaatcATGGCTTGTCTCCTCCTATTTTTAATGAGACTCATATTGTACTAATCCCTAAAGTCAAGGAGCCCAAAAGGGTGACTGACTTTCGCCCTATTAGTCTATGTAATGTGGTTTTCAGGATAACGTCCAAGGTGATTGCAAACAAATTGAAGAAGATCTTGCCGTCCATTATTAGTGACACCCAAAGTGCGTTTGTGCATGGAAGGTTGATCACTAATAATGTCATTTTAGCATTTGAGACCATGCACCACATTAATGGTAGGAAGGGAGGCAAAAAAGGTGAAATGGCATTGAAATTGGATATGAGCAAGGCATAGGATAGAGTGGAGTGGCTATGCCTGGAAATAATTATGGCTAAACTGGGTTTTGGGGAGAAATGGAGGAAGTTGATCATGAAATGTGTTACTTTAGTTTCCTATTCAGTAAAAATTAATGGGAAACCAAGGGGCAAGATCATACCATTTAGGGGAATATGGCAAGGTGACCCGTTGTCCCCATACTTATTCTTATTGTGTATTGAGGGActtttaactttaataaaaaagtCAGTGGATATGGGTGAGATGGAAGGGGTAACAATTTGTAGGGGTGCTCCTCACCTATCACATCTCTTCTTTGCAGACAACAATATTATTTTCTGTAAGGCTACAATTGAAGAATGTAATGCCCTACAAAGAATTTTGGGGGTCTATGAACAAGCTTCGGGCCAGCAATTGAATCGAACAAAAACggctttgtttttttaataagaacACTCCTGATAatattaaagaagaaataaagaataGATTTGGGGCTCAAGTGATTCGGCAGCATGAGAAGTATTTGGGTTTACTATCCTTGGTAGGGAAAAATAAGAGGAATACTTTCAATGATATTAAGGATAAACATAGCAAAAAAGTTAGCAAGTTGGAAAGAGAAACTCCTTTCAAAAGCAGGTAAGGAAGTGTTGATCAAGGCTGTAGCTCAAGCTATACCAACATACACTATGAGCAGCTTTAAAATACCTAATTATCTTTGTGATGATTTGACTAGTATGATCCggaatttttggtggggtcagAAAGGTGATAAGAGAAAAATGTATTGGCTTAGTTGGGATAAAATGTGTGAGTCCAAGGCAGATGGAGGTATGGGGTTTCGGCAATTAAAACAATTTAACCTTGCTCTTCTTGCTAAACAAGGTTGGAGACTCCAAGTAATGCATGATTCACTAGTTTATCGTCTTTTCAAGGCGAGATATTTTCCCCACACAGATTTTGTCCATGCATCAATGGGGAACCACCCATCCTATGCTTGGAGGAGTATCATGGCCGCTCAACATTTGGTGAAGCAAGGCATTCGTTGGAATGAGGGAAATGGTGAGTTTATCCGTGTATGGGGTGATAAATGGCTGCCATCATCTTCTACTTTCAAGGCGGTGTCCCCTAGGCTATTCGTGCATGCTGATCTATAGGTTAGTGAGTTGATTTCCCATGAACTTGTGGGTTGGAAAATTTAGGTGATAGATGCCTTTTTCTTCCCCATGAGACAGACACTATCAAAAGCATTCCTTTAAGCACTCATTTACCGCCGGACAAGCTTATATGGGCTGCGACAACTAATGGTTTATTTAGTGTTCGTAGTGCATACAGGTTAGCAATGGAGATTTCTCGATTTGATAATGCTGGGTCCAGTTCTGATGGCAGTGGACTTCGAATTTTTTGAAGGCGCATTTGGAGGATATTGGTCCCTCATAAAATACGACATTTCACTTGGAGAGCTTGTCGAGAGATCTTGCCCACGAGGGTGAATTTGAAGTGGAGAAAAGTGTTGGACATTGATAGTTGTGAGGAATGTAATGACGGGTTGGAGAACTCGGGTTACCTGTTTTGGAGCTGCCAGAGAGCCAGACAGATTTGGCAATGCACTAAACTCAGGTTTGTTTTTGAACCATCTGCCATCAGCTCCTTCTTCGATCTGGTATGGCACTTGATGATGCTAAAGGAGTACGATGAAGACAAGGTGGCCACAGTGGTCACTGTAGCATGGTCGATATGGGCAAATCGTAATGAAGTGCGCCATGGCGGGACAAAGAAGACAGGTGAGGCTCTGGTCAAATGGAGTGCACAATACCTGGTAGAATATAGAAGTGCGAACTCTTCACTGGAACCAATACCAAGAAGTCAAGATGTGAGGTGGTCTCCCCCACCAACGGCAAGATACAAAATGAACGTGGATGAAGCGGTCTTCATCACACAAAAATCAGCAAGAGTTGGTGTCCTTATCCGAGATAAACAGGGCCAGGTCGTAGCAGCTCTAAGCCAGAAGATAAATGCACCCTTGGGAGTGTTGGAGGTGGAGGCGAAGGCAATTGGGGTAGCTCTCCAGTTTGCAAGGGATGTAGGTATCTCTGATTTCATTATGGAAGGGGATTCTTTGGTAGTTTATAATGCTCTGTGTGGTCACTTATCCCCACCATCCTCGATGGCATCAGTCATTTCGGGTGAACTTGTTTTTTGTGGGCTGTTTCGTCGGGTTGATTTTTCTCACATTCGTAGGCAGGGTTATAAACCAGCATTTATTGGCAAAACATGCTATATGCATTGTCGATTATGTAGCATGGATGGAAGAGACGCCTTGCTTCTTAATGCAAGCTCTTACCCATGATGTATCTATTTCTATTTGAGTTGAAATGAAATCACagttttcctataaaaaaaaaagagtacaagttggTCACTAGAGACAGTATAGgtggaggtttttttttggtaagtagtTAGTCAAGCAGagttaattggtttttttttttttttttttttttttttttttttttttttaatgtgttttaGAAGTAAACTTCAAACAAGAGATCATCTTTATTTTAAGTGTTTCTTTTTAATCTAAGGTTGTGGAGGGagatagtttttttaattttaagcgTCTATTTGACATACACATTGATGTGTGTGAGGTTAAGCTTgcgtttagttttttttttttttttttaaatctactTATAATGTCTgcttcataataattttttttcttcatcatatCGAGATACTAATTGTTTTTTGCTATTTGGATGAatttattgtgtaaaattaTAGTCCTACCTTAAAAAATGTAATGCTTTAAAATACTGtgcattatattttaaaataaaaataagttcatcCAAAGGAATGCTAAATGGTGATAGTTTTGGGAAGGCTATGGTTGTGTTTGGCATTAATTGGCTTAAAAAGAtagtttgttttattattcaattttttttttaattttttttatatactactatttatgagtctcattacattttttggtactatttatggattCTACGATACTATTTCAActactttttagttttatttataatattttcagcaaaaaatttttagtttcagctaaataagctgtttccaaatagattatatatatatatatatatatatatatgaataagtTGGCTTGCTACTATTTTATTACCTTATTTTTGTGATAATAAAATTACGAAGGTTattatttccattttttgttgtttttatgaTGGAGAGTCTTATGGACTCTTTGGGTTCTATTTCTACgtcaattgttaaaaaaaaggagGGTTGTTGTTGTAGTCctggttttgtttaaaataataagtCATTGTGGCCTTGTGGGTAAGTGATTAAAAATGATTAGGCCTTGTGTTCTTTTGTCCTTTTGGGAGTGTTTATCCTGCTGGTGCAGgttgtttaatttttggaatgGATTtgcttatttatcaaaaaaaaaaagaaaaaagttgctTGAGTCCAAcctaaaaaacttgaaattgaaaCGGGATATTGACTAATTGTAACCTCCGAATATCCCTTAATTTTCCTCTCTAAACTTAGcaacaatcaaacaaacaatcaaGTAAACTATAAACAACAGGTTTCTTGCAGAAATTTTCTTCATGTGGGCGGTCGAACCATattgttaatttgttacttAGTAGACTGCCTAAACATTTGAACGGCTTAAAACTTCAGAGCTAAGTTAAAAAAGATGgttcttcaaattttcaagtCCATGCGTGTACAAGGCGTGTAATTCTAAACTGAAACTGAATCAGTCAAAGTGACAGAGCACATCTGGGCTTTACAGTCATGGATGAGCTTTTACAGTTGAATAAGCGGAATACCTTTCAAAATTCTCTTGAAGAGGACAATTGGCCCAATAGCattaactttttatttcttggcttattttcacattttctatGACATACTCCATTACACAACCTTACTTTAACTGTTCATGTACCAAATTAATTAGTCTTTGCAGAATCTTGGCCCTATATGAGGAACTTGGGCGGAGCTACATGTtagggtgggggtgggggtggggggggggggggggggggggtgcaaaaatttttgaaatttttttttttactatatagaaatatttaatattttaataattagccCTCAAAAATGGGACTTGTCCCCTCCCAACTATTTGAGTTGGTCCAataatgttcttaaaaaaaaattgtccaatttGTTTAGTAGTTATAGAGAACgtattgtttctcaaattcatttttaatgGTAAAATGTATTCTcgtattttttaaagttttggattATTTATATCTTTGAATACTTTATtaattcatttgaaatttttttactcataacggtagacaatttggtaacttatattgaaaatgaaaattgtaaagATTTCACTATGGAAGATGGTGAAAGATTAATTTAATTCTATGAAACGTTTAATTTTGTATGTGTGTATAGATACAGgtgtttgtgtatgtgtataaaAGTTTGTATAGACTAATAAATTAGCAACACAAATCGGCccccccaaataaaaatttctggCTCCGGCCCTGATGAGGAACAAAtggccaaaaagaaaaaggggtaGACATATGGTtggatttctcatatttttctcaaaactttTTAGAAGTCATAAAATGGTTATATATAGcgagtgtttggatagaactgaaaacttaaaattattttactattcagtttatttttattactatttatgagtttcactgtactttttggtactatttatgagtctcactgtactattttaactaatttttacctttatttacagtactctcagtaataagtttttagtttcaataaaataagtggtatccaaacataTCCATAGGCTCTTTTTAGTGTGACCTAAAATTTTTCAGACACAAACTATCATATCGACCCAAAACTGGTGCCTTCTAGCTACCATCAACAACCCCGACGACCACTATGCAGGAGGGAGGGTTGCttcaaaacttgtaaaatattttacccatttttttttttttttggcaaaacattttataagtttttacttatagatttttgataaaaaaaaaaaaaaaaaacattttacaagtttaactatatttttacaagccaaaaaaaaaaaaaaaactatattttacaAGCAAACAAACATCCAACAACGCAGAAAatacttttccaaaaataaaaatggagtaAAGCTACGCGACGGAATAAAGACCTTTTGAGAAAAATGATGATTTTGTAAAAGGTTAACGAAATTGCATCCCCAACCGGCAGACACGCAAAAAAGTGACGAGACAAGTTCCCAACATCTTTGTTTCTACGGCACTTCAAGAAGGTGGTAAAgataatgaatatatatatatataatatattctcTGTCTAACTACGAAATGTCAACCTATTTGAAACTTTTTACACACGGATTTTACACGTTAAATTGTGGTTTTTGAACTTTCCTAGGTGTCATGCTAATACAGGCacaatgattttttattattattatttttgttttggtttttgataGATACAAACACTAGTTAAGAAGCGTGACGCATGAAACCCCTATGGAGTTCCACAAATCCCCAACAAACACCTCCTGAGTCCTGACCTCCCCCTCCCCCAAATAATTAGAATtagtatatattttataaaaggattataacaataataatgttTGGTGATTCTTTCATTTAATATTATAGTGCCTTTGTATCCAAATTAAATTGAGTCATATTCTATAATCATAATCAATAGTCACAAGATtccaaaagaaggaaaattatGACGACACCAACCATCACCGCCACATTCTCCAATTTTGGCATTCACACACATGTTCTCTATATTGTGGAGTTCTAGGACATTAATGGAATCAATGTCAACTTGGATTTGGGTTTTCCCTCCAATTTATTGAGTTGAACTTGAAAGCAAAATACAAATCTTCTCGCCTAAATTTTTGTGATATATTTTACTCTTTATTAATTATGATTtgtcatatatttatttgattttcttcgtacaataattaaagttcaaaattcaaaaaaaaaaaaaaaaaaaaatcacatggcATACCATGATTGATCGAGTAtaaagtaaaatacaaaaaataaggcAAAAGATTTTGCATTTGTTGAGAGCCATGAAGATTGATTCTAAGGGCAATAATTTGGTTAACATGTGGAATGAATATGGCATGTATGGATCTAGAATGGTGGTGGCACCTAAAGGAGGAGGGGTGGGGTCAAAGGAGAAGACTAAGTGAGGTTGGGTTTGAACCTATAATGGTTGGAGAACGTTGGCAATGGcgacaattttttgtttaagaTAGGAAATCGGTGGGAAGAGTAGGGGTGGTctctttgatttgatttgattttagttttgagttgagaaacaaacacacacgcGTGCACCCACACAAGAGAGAAGGAATAGGGTTATAAAgaatcttatatatttatttactaaTTCTTGGTTATTCATTGAAAGAAAATCGCTTTGACATTTAATATAGATTCAATCATAGATaatttcaaaaacataaaaaagtcAAGTTCCCTTTTCATAAATGATTGCATtgtaatatattaagaaacaataattttgcatctttattattatttttttatggtctGTTAATACTAAATGGATGCTTATTTagaatttcataataatttaatttaaatttttttatttatacttcGGCCTCTTTAACTCCAAATTTTAACTCCGTCCCTTCTAAAAAGTGGGTCCAAATTGCTCAAACTTTAGTGGTGCGATGTAGAGGACCCTATCAATGACATATGGGGATGGTGGGTGGTCGTTGCTattgctgtgattttttttttttaattattatttttaagttgtAACTAAGAATGTGATTACGTTCTCAATTTATTTGAACACATGACGTTGTATTATTGATTGGAAGGATTACTAGACATTACCGATGTGGTCCTCTTGGTGTATGGAATAATTTTTATCTCTCCTtctttatgtatatataaaattttaggtTGCATGTGAAAGGCATATAGTTGATTTTTGTTTAATGTTGCTTTCCCTCTGTCccctgaaaaagaaaagaagaaaaaaaaaaaaaaagacatgacAAGACATTCAATGGTTTTAATTCTAAGACATATTCCAATTTTATTTCTGGAAGTATAATTTGACAGCAAAATCCTAAAAATCATGAGAAGtacataaaacaaaaatgtcAATGAACGAATTTGATGAGTTGCAATCTGTATGATAGTTTTGCCATTAATTCTTAAGATTTCATTGACGCATCTGTCTTTTAGCCAAATTGTGGAGGCGGCTGTGAATTGAATAGGATACACAAAATATAATTTGCAAATGAACCACAAAATTAGCTACAAAATTTAGCGGTGCCAAAAAAGGCAAAAACTTAGAAGCCAAGCTGTGACCGTGAATCAGATGTGTGATGTTGTGGAGCAGCCGAATGCACAAGTTGCTTGAAAGTCCGATCAGATCGGATGGGCCTCAATCCACATCTACATCATGACGTTTGTAATCCACCACATTGTTTTAGTGGCTTCCGTGTGTCTTCTGCGCACCACGGTTCCTTTTTGGATTGAGATTCCCCTCCTgcaataatacttttttttcaatggttgagttcaaaagtttaaaaatttaacttttgatTTCAACCATAAgttcaaaaagttaaaattgtaaaaatgtgaataattaaaaaaaagttaaaaggtttggaaaaagttgaaatttttgtgCGAGTGATTGATTTCAATCCTTCCTTTTATGCTGTCTAGCATTTCTTTTGCAGTGTTTGGATGTCAATGCTAAATATGTTCTAATGCTTGAATGCTTTAGACACAATTGTATTTTAAgtgcattaaaatttaaacaaattttatttaattatttattttgaaataagaacttaatttttctattttaactaATGATTTTTCAGTTCActtataccaaaaattaattagtatttcATGGACGTGGAGTTAGGAATTTTACTTTGAGAGAGTTGAGGCAAAACTATCGTATTAGCTTTTATTAGTTCTCTTTTAGCCCCACACCCACTACTAACATCATTTTGTTTTTACCTATAACTAATGATTAGTTACATCaacatatgaattttttttgaatttataaactttctcaaaaaaagaaaaaagaaaagtgtaacAATTAACTTGGAAGAATGtataatattacaaaatttttgttagaaattttTAATCAATGTAATTCTTATTaatacccaaaataataataaaaataaatgaccAATTGGTCATTTTAAGGTCATTTCTTTTGCCATTGAGTTTCTCCTATTCCTTTAAACAGTTATAGGTCCATAACATtcatagaaataaaatataagtatataataaAGCTAGAGTACATGTCAAgaacaaataatattaatagaaattaaaataacaaattaaccATTAGCaagcataaaataaattgaatctaaattcaaccaaattagATTACTatagtgaaaaaataaattcaagatCACTTTTGCAcctctcaaatatatataaatttaacttAATTAGAAAACCATAAACCATAATCATAAAATTAGTAATTAAAGATTGAACtataatagaaatgaaaagtCAAAACAAGAATTGTGTACCTCTTAAAATTCACATAGCTTCTTGATATAAAACTCTTTGttaaggaatattttttttttcttaggatATGCTTTGTTAAGGAAGAGTTTTAATGAAGTGAAATTGAAGAGAATTTGAGAGTACTGAGTGATTAAAAGTTTTTGGGTGACTAGAAGGTAAAAACTATAAAGTATTTTGGGAAAAACTCAACTAAAGAAGCTAGTAAAAATGTGGGTGGTTGACATGTTAAAACAAGTTGGGGGACCGGGAGGTGAATCTTGTGCTGGG
This genomic window contains:
- the LOC126696407 gene encoding uncharacterized protein At4g02000-like, with the protein product MAEDVEKVLMGEPWSFDRHLVVFQRYDLSTPIKDLTFDKVAFWVQIHNLPYSLLTMEVAVHLGESLGVVTMPKDLIEMRGGNFMRVRVTIDILEPLCKGRHVDFDEDNEGWVCFQFERLPNLCYWCGHLTHDDKECVLWLRSKGTLSVQD